CTCCCGGACCTCGATCTGCCATTTAAGATAAACGAGGAGCACCCAATGGGCTACGGTTCTTATGATACGCCAGATGGCAGCTTTATGGAGCTCAAAAAGGATATGGTAGATTCAATGCAAAAGGCAAAACGCATAATAGAGGATGAAACAAGGAAGTTCAACGAAATGTTTGGTACGGAATATGGCGGGTTGATTGAAAAGTATAGGATGGAGGACGCTGATTACGCTATCATCGCAACTGGAACTATAGCATCTACGGCAAGGTACGTCGTCGATATTCTAAGGAAAAAAGGGGAAAAAGTCGGTCTCATAAGGATACGATACTTCAGGCCGTTCCCCTATGAAGAGATCTTGTCATCTCTCAAGTATGTAAAAGCTGCAGGCGTGATCGACCGTTCAGTTTCATTCAGCAGTGGCGGCCCTACTTACGTCGAGATAGTCCAGGGCCTATACGGAAAGCTAAATGTGCCATTAAGCAGCTTCATAGCTGGAATTGGTGGCAGAGACGTAAGGATTCAAGACATAGAAAATATTTACGAAATGTTGAAGTCAGGCAATTCCGGCACATATTGGATAAACGTTAAGGAGGTGAGATAATGCCAATATCGATACCAAAGCAGGAGCTTATGGAGCCTGGCCATACAGCTTGTCATGGATGCGGTGCAACCCTTGCCATGCGATACGTGCTTAAGGCCCTGGGAACAAAAACTGTCGTGTCCGTTCCCGCTTCGTGTTGGGCAGTTATACCTGGCGCGATGCCCTACCGTACACTCGACGTACCTATGGTATATACCCCATTTGCAGCTACGGGAGCAAGCATATCTGGACTCCGGGAAGCCTTAGACATCCAGGGCAAGGAGGACTATAATGTAGTTGGCTTCGCTGGGGACGGAGGTACAGCAGACATAGGCCTCCAAGGGCTGAGCGGGGCCATGGAACGGGGGCATAACGTATTCTACATAATGTACGACAACGAAGGTTACATGAACACCGGAGTACAGAGGTCAGGGAGTACGCCTTACGGTGCCAAGACAACAACTACGCCAGTAGGTAAGGAAAGGGACTTCAAAAGGGAAAACAAAAAGGTAGTAGCTGATATGATGATTGCACAGAACGTTCCATACGTGGCCACAGCTACAGTCGCGTATCCGGAGGACATAATAAAGAAGATAGAAAGAGCTAGGGAGATCAATGGCCCGAAGTTCATCCAGATACTCGCCCCATGCCCGACAGGGTGGTACTATCCGCCTGAAAAGACTATAGAGATATCAAGGCTGGCTGTGCAATCGAGAATGTTCCCTCTCTACGAATTCGTAGAAGGAAAATTTTACCTAAATAAGAGCTTCAAACAGGTCGATGTTACCGATTACATAAAGGCACAGGACAGGTTCAGGCACCTTAATGACGAAGAAATAGAACAGCTCAGGCGGTATATTGAAGAGAGGTGGAATATGCTGCTTGAGTGGGAAAAACTTTATCGTTAATTTATATTATTTTTCAAATTTTCTTAAATATTAACCCGTAATGATGAGGGCCCGCTTCTATCTCGGATTCGATGTCAAAGTTATGCGATGCTATCTCTAGCATAGCTTCCTTTTTATCTATGCGTATATCAATCGGCGGGCCACGCGTGGTCTCTTCCTTTTTCCAATCTATATCTACCAAGAATCTACCAGCTCTTAATATTCTGTATATTTCCGAAAGCACTTCATCTCTATCATCAAAGTCATGATAGGCGTTTGCTATGAATACCAAATCGGCGGATAAATCAGGGAGAGGAATTTTCTCCGCTGGTGCCTTTATCGTTACTATGTTCGATCTCCCGTCTATTCTCTGTTTTAGGGCGTCTATCATCTCCTGCGATGCGTCTATGGCGTAAACCTTCCCATCCGTTGTCTCGGAGAGTGGAAGCGTAAAAAAACCAGGTCCGCAGCCAAGATCTACAATGTCGAAATTTGGCTGGATTGGTATCTGCGACACTATCTTTTCTGGATCTTCCCACTCCTTTCTTAATGAGGGCAGCATGAAATCTACGTTGTGCTTGCCAAAGTGCAAACAATCACCTTTATCCCTATCTTATTCATACTATTTATAAAAACGTTAGTGCTTTTGTGAAATTCAGGATGCTAACGATCCTTTAACTTTAGAATGTATTTTTGACGTTTCATTAACATCCAACTGTTATGCTTGTTCAAATACTTTTAGTGTTAAGTTGCTTAGCGAATTCCAGAACTTTAAAATTGATTAACGCCGTATATATGCTATTGGGTAATGCTATTAATCAGGTCGAGATACACAGTGCATGATGGGTTATAATTTCAATGAGAAGCCACTCCTCATCTTTTGGGAAACAACGAAGGCATGCGGTTTGAAATGTGAACACTGCCGGGCTTCTGCAATTCTCGAAGCTCTTCCAGATGAAATGAATTACGATGAGTCCATAGACTTCCTTTCACACATAAAGGAGTTTGGCAAGCCTTATCCAATAGTCATATTGACTGGCGGTGATATGCTCAGGAAGCGGCGAATAAACGATATAATGAAGTACCTAAAGGATGCCGAGATACCGTTTTCTGTCAGCCCTGCGGTCACTGAAATGCTTACTGATGAACGGATTAAGTCATTTCTGGAATTTGGCGTATCTTCAGTTTCAATAAGCCTCGACGGCATGAAGGATGTTCACGAGAAGGTCCGAGGCGTGCCCGGGGTCTTCGACGACACTGTCAGGGTAGTAGAAAAATTAATCAAAGAAGGCATACCTATGCAGATAAACACTGTCGTTATGAGATCAACAGTTAATGATCTTCCGAAGGTACTCAAGCTTATCCTTGATAAGTCGGTTAAAGTGTGGGAGGTATTCTTTTTGATAAAAACAGGCCGCGGCATCGACAGGGAAGATCTAAGCCCTGAGGAATACGAGGATGTAAACAAGTATCTGCTCTACGCAACGGGTTACGGTATTAGGATTCGGACTGTAGAATCGCCCATATTCAGGCGCATCACATTGCAGAGCGGATCAACGGGAAGAATTGAAGGCGGGCCTCTTTACCAAAAGCTCGTATCGGAGACGGAAAAAATAATAGGAAAAAAGCCGTCTGCTATTGCAAAGTCCGTTATTCCTACACGAGATGGCTACGGCATAATATTTGTTGGCCACAACGGAGACGTATACCCTAGCGGATTTTTACCATACAAAGTTGGGAACGTTAAGAATCAAAGCATCGTAGATATCTATAGGAAAAGCGAACTTCTGAGAAAGATAAGGGATCCTGACAACCTTGTTGGAAAGTGCGGCTTCTGCGAATACAGATCGGTTTGCGGCGGTTCACGGGCAAGGGCATTTGCCTATAGCTCGGATCCATTCGGAACAGATCCAAGCTGTTCATACATGCCCAAGTCCGTTGTTAGTGCATAGATATCTTTCCTCTTAAGCACTCTATACTTCTCTTTATATTTTCGTCCGTTACTTCTTTTATTTTTTCGCTCCCCATAGCCTTTAGTATAAGCCCGTAATCGATAGCTGCGCTCCATGTTACTTTAGCATGTTCGTTGCTGCCTTCAACGAAAACTTTGACGTTCATCGATACAGAAGAGCCTGCTATCCTTCCGCTTCCATTTACCGAAATACCATTGTCCCTCTCTGGCACAAATAGAAACTTCATCTTTCCTGAGATATGCTTCAAATACGAATTGGATAATGAAGAAATATCTAGCCTAATCCTGCACTCAAACTCGTTTCCATTGTTCGTATAGCTGTCAATGCCTGGCAGACACGCGACTACATTCTCAAAATTTGATATAAACTGCTTAACCTCCGCGGGATCTCGATCTACGTAAAATGAACCGGAATAATCCATTCAGCTCCCCTCTATTATTGTGGAAATAGCATAAGCTACGCTCCTCATTGCATTCTCTTCATCGATGGTGCCAATGCGGCTCATTGCCTTAGCTATGTACTTATCGTCTCTGCCGTACTTCTCTATAAACCTTTCATAAGTAGAATTCAGGTCAGGATTCTCTATCCTTATGGTAGCGCCTGTTTCTTTAGATATCTCCTTCGCAACATGCTCTCCTATCAGCCTCCCTGTTGTAAATTTCCCGCCAACCACAGTGAATACGCCTTCGCCATTTTTTATTATGCGGAAACTCCTGGATGCTTTCCTAGCATCGTCGCCTTCGTCTTCAAGGAGCGGCCTCACCGAATAATAAGTTCTGGAATAGTTCACATTCCGGATTAAAGGGATTAAAGAGGACATGTCCTCTATCATTGCTTCAACATCCTCGCTATCTATGGAAAAGTTTTCCGGATCATCAA
This genomic stretch from Thermoplasma volcanium GSS1 harbors:
- the porA gene encoding 2-ketoisovalerate ferredoxin oxidoreductase subunit alpha, which gives rise to MKSMQDYRTIMTGNDAVAYGAKLARVKLISAYPITPQTTIVEKLASMIANDELDAKYVKVESEHSALATVVSSELAGVRSYTATSSHGLLYMHEMLHWASGQRLPIVMSVVNRAIGPPWNIWADQSDTMNQKDTGWMQVYCESNQEALDTIIMGYKIAENKDVLLPLMSMEDAFILSHTSEPVTIRDQESVNEYLPDLDLPFKINEEHPMGYGSYDTPDGSFMELKKDMVDSMQKAKRIIEDETRKFNEMFGTEYGGLIEKYRMEDADYAIIATGTIASTARYVVDILRKKGEKVGLIRIRYFRPFPYEEILSSLKYVKAAGVIDRSVSFSSGGPTYVEIVQGLYGKLNVPLSSFIAGIGGRDVRIQDIENIYEMLKSGNSGTYWINVKEVR
- a CDS encoding TIGR04053 family radical SAM/SPASM domain-containing protein — protein: MMGYNFNEKPLLIFWETTKACGLKCEHCRASAILEALPDEMNYDESIDFLSHIKEFGKPYPIVILTGGDMLRKRRINDIMKYLKDAEIPFSVSPAVTEMLTDERIKSFLEFGVSSVSISLDGMKDVHEKVRGVPGVFDDTVRVVEKLIKEGIPMQINTVVMRSTVNDLPKVLKLILDKSVKVWEVFFLIKTGRGIDREDLSPEEYEDVNKYLLYATGYGIRIRTVESPIFRRITLQSGSTGRIEGGPLYQKLVSETEKIIGKKPSAIAKSVIPTRDGYGIIFVGHNGDVYPSGFLPYKVGNVKNQSIVDIYRKSELLRKIRDPDNLVGKCGFCEYRSVCGGSRARAFAYSSDPFGTDPSCSYMPKSVVSA
- a CDS encoding class I SAM-dependent methyltransferase; its protein translation is MHFGKHNVDFMLPSLRKEWEDPEKIVSQIPIQPNFDIVDLGCGPGFFTLPLSETTDGKVYAIDASQEMIDALKQRIDGRSNIVTIKAPAEKIPLPDLSADLVFIANAYHDFDDRDEVLSEIYRILRAGRFLVDIDWKKEETTRGPPIDIRIDKKEAMLEIASHNFDIESEIEAGPHHYGLIFKKI
- a CDS encoding 3-methyl-2-oxobutanoate dehydrogenase subunit beta, with translation MPISIPKQELMEPGHTACHGCGATLAMRYVLKALGTKTVVSVPASCWAVIPGAMPYRTLDVPMVYTPFAATGASISGLREALDIQGKEDYNVVGFAGDGGTADIGLQGLSGAMERGHNVFYIMYDNEGYMNTGVQRSGSTPYGAKTTTTPVGKERDFKRENKKVVADMMIAQNVPYVATATVAYPEDIIKKIERAREINGPKFIQILAPCPTGWYYPPEKTIEISRLAVQSRMFPLYEFVEGKFYLNKSFKQVDVTDYIKAQDRFRHLNDEEIEQLRRYIEERWNMLLEWEKLYR
- a CDS encoding SRPBCC family protein, which encodes MDYSGSFYVDRDPAEVKQFISNFENVVACLPGIDSYTNNGNEFECRIRLDISSLSNSYLKHISGKMKFLFVPERDNGISVNGSGRIAGSSVSMNVKVFVEGSNEHAKVTWSAAIDYGLILKAMGSEKIKEVTDENIKRSIECLRGKISMH